The Camelina sativa cultivar DH55 chromosome 14, Cs, whole genome shotgun sequence genome includes a window with the following:
- the LOC104743602 gene encoding auxin-responsive protein SAUR61-like, with product TTSRSTAAEKGCFVVYTSDKIRFAFLISYLSNSVFQELLKISEEEFGLSTDGPITLPFDSVFLEYLIKLIQRRMDGDTEKALLMSISSARCSLPCSFQQQEQLLVF from the coding sequence ACTACTAGCAGATCAACCGCTGCAGAGAAAGGATGTTTTGTGGTTTACACATCCGATAAAATCCGCTTTGCGTTTCTAATAAGTTACCTGAGCAACTCTGTTTTCCAAGAGCTCTTGAAGATATCTGAAGAAGAGTTTGGTCTCTCCACCGATGGACCAATCACATTGCCATTCGATTCGGTTTTCTTGGAGTATCTCATCAAATTGATCCAACGAAGAATGGATGGAGATACAGAAAAGGCTCTGCTCATGTCAATCTCTAGTGCTAGATGTTCTTTACCATGCTCttttcaacaacaagaacaattgCTTGTATTTTAG
- the LOC104741539 gene encoding auxin-responsive protein SAUR63-like, translating to MKQAYGILHQPELSFKELLQTELTNLSLSFSLHLTFRSKSLFKMMMNTKKLIKMAKKWQQRAALSRKRISFQKSSATTRRSTAVEKGCFVVYTVDNIRFAFPISYLSNSIVQELLKISEEEFGLPTEGPITLPFDSSFLEYIIKMIQRRIDGDTEKALLLSISTARCSLQQQQCSITQQLLVF from the coding sequence ATGAAACAAGCTTATGGTATTCTTCATCAACCAGAACTTTCATTCAAAGAGCTCCTACAAACAGAACTCAcaaatctttctctttcatTCTCACTCCATCTCACTTTCCGAtctaaatctttgtttaaaatgaTGATGAACACAAAGAAGCTAATCAAGATGGCCAAGAAATGGCAACAAAGAGCAGCCTTAAGCAGGAAAAGAATCTCATTTCAGAAGTCAAGTGCTACTACAAGAAGATCAACCGCTGTAGAGAAGGGCTGTTTCGTGGTTTACACGGTGGATAACATCCGGTTTGCTTTTCCAATAAGTTACCTGAGCAATTCTATTGTCCAAGAGCTCTTGAAAATATCTGAAGAAGAGTTCGGTCTGCCGACGGAAGGACCAATCACATTGCCATTTGATTCGTCTTTCTTAGAGTACATAATCAAAATGATCCAACGAAGAATAGATGGAGATACAGAAAAGGCTCTGTTGTTGTCAATCTCTACTGCTAGATGCTctttgcaacaacaacaatgtagTATTACTCAACAATTGCTTGTATTTTAA
- the LOC104743603 gene encoding uncharacterized protein LOC104743603, which translates to MEIATTCPLHLFPKQQRVQSRGVRFNLLDVSSLPAINPKPHDTRVLGRAGRHGTETCDAPKKRQHRSDEETPSSVKRQKKTVVEVDSTTTKAKSIRKLTPSLHKPESESETLPKVTKPVDARAITTKIAKPVDARAITTKIAKPENSTTAKPDGRIDLKNLIAKAQHKIHEKSHIDHRREHIARQRIAARLALNEMVATVFFDHHLNYYKELEQLGYTFMRDELDCLNMFSLWSRSDYNGETNSVLE; encoded by the exons ATGGAGATTGCTACGACATGCCCTTTGCATTTATTTCCAAAACAACAGAGAGTCCAAAGCAGAGGTGTGAGGTTCAATTTACTCGATGTCTCGTCGCTACCTGCTATAAACCCTAAGCCACACGACACACGGGTTCTGGGTAGAGCTGGAAGACATGGCACGGAAACTTGCGACGCTCCGAAGAAACGCCAACATCGTTCTGATGAAGAAACTCCATCGTCGGTGAAGAGACAGAAGAAGACCGTCGTCGAAGTGGACTCAACTACTACTAAG GCGAAATCTATTAGGAAGTTGACACCGAGTCTTCACAAACCAGAGTCCGAGTCAGAGACGCTCCCAAAAGTTACTAAACCGGTGGATGCGAGAGCAATTACAACAAAGATTGCTAAACCGGTGGATGCCAGAGCAATTACAACAAAGATTGCTAAACCGGAGAACTCGACTACAGCGAAGCCTGATGGGAGGATTGATTTGAAAAACTTGATAGCAAAGGCACAACATAAAATCCATGAGAAGAGCCACATCGATCATCGAAGAGAACACATTGCAAGGCAGAGGATAGCTGCTCGCTTAGCTCTAAATGAA ATGGTAGCAACCGTTTTCTTTGACCATCATCTGAACTATTATAAAGAACTGGAACAGCTTGGCTACACATTCATGCGAGATGAACTTGACTGCTTGAACATGTTCAGTTTGTGGTCAAGAAGCGACTACAATGGTGAAACCAACTCTGTCTTGGAA